One Microcebus murinus isolate Inina chromosome 22, M.murinus_Inina_mat1.0, whole genome shotgun sequence DNA segment encodes these proteins:
- the COMT gene encoding catechol O-methyltransferase isoform X2, protein MDLPIPGISCATWKGPGGLSPESLAGGHSLRPSAVPSEARKMLEAPPLLLVAAPLGLALLALLLLRRHWGLWVIVWYESVLQPFCNLLMGDTKEQRILRHVLQHAEPGNPKSVLAAIDTYCSQKEWAMNVGDKKGQIVDSVVREYQPCVLLELGAYCGYSAVLMARCLSPGARLITIELNPDYAAITRQMVEFAGLQDKVTIVVGASQDIIPQLKKKYDVDTLDMVFLDHWKDRYLPDTLLLEECGLLRKGTVLLADNVICPGAPDFLAHVRGSSRFECTHYSSYLEYIGTVDGLEKAIYVGPSSPVQP, encoded by the exons GTGCAACATGGAAAGGACCAGGGGGACTGTCCCCAGAGTCCCTGGCTGGGGGACACTCTCTGAGGCCTTCTGCCGTCCCTTCTGAGGCCAGAAAG ATGCTGGAGGCCCCACCCCTGCTGCTGGTAGCCGCCCCGCTGGGGCTGGCGCTGctggcgctgctgctgctgcggagACACTGGGGCTTGTGGGTCATCGTCTGGTACGAGTCCGTCCTGCAGCCTTTCTGCAATCTGCTCATGGGCGACACCAAGGAGCAGCGCATTCTGCGCCACGTGCTGCAGCACGCGGAGCCCGGAAACCCCAAGAGCGTGTTGGCGGCCATCGACACCTACTGCTCGCAGAAGGAGTGGGCCATGAACGTGGGCGACAAGAAAG GCCAGATCGTGGATTCCGTGGTGCGGGAGTACCAGCCCTGTGTGCTGCTGGAGCTGGGGGCCTACTGCGGCTACTCGGCTGTGCTGATGGCCCGCTGCCTGTCACCTGGCGCCAGGCTGATCACCATCGAGCTCAACCCTGACTACGCTGCCATCACCCGGCAGATGGTGGAATTCGCCGGCCTGCAGGACAAG GTGACCATTGTGGTCGGGGCATCACAGGACATCATCCCCCAGCTGAAGAAGAAGTATGATGTGGACACGCTGGACATGGTCTTCCTGGACCACTGGAAGGACCGATACCTGCCAGACACGCTGCTGCTGGAG GAATGTGGCCTGTTACGGAAAGGGACGGTGCTGCTGGCTGACAATGTGATCTGCCCAGGCGCGCCAGACTTCCTGGCACACGTCCGCGGGAGCAGCCGCTTCGAGTGCACACACTATTCCTCATACCTGGAGTACATCGGGACGGTGGACGGCCTGGAGAAGGCCATCTACGTGGGCCCCAGCAGCCCAGTGCAGCCCTGA
- the COMT gene encoding catechol O-methyltransferase isoform X1: MLEAPPLLLVAAPLGLALLALLLLRRHWGLWVIVWYESVLQPFCNLLMGDTKEQRILRHVLQHAEPGNPKSVLAAIDTYCSQKEWAMNVGDKKGQIVDSVVREYQPCVLLELGAYCGYSAVLMARCLSPGARLITIELNPDYAAITRQMVEFAGLQDKVTIVVGASQDIIPQLKKKYDVDTLDMVFLDHWKDRYLPDTLLLEECGLLRKGTVLLADNVICPGAPDFLAHVRGSSRFECTHYSSYLEYIGTVDGLEKAIYVGPSSPVQP, encoded by the exons ATGCTGGAGGCCCCACCCCTGCTGCTGGTAGCCGCCCCGCTGGGGCTGGCGCTGctggcgctgctgctgctgcggagACACTGGGGCTTGTGGGTCATCGTCTGGTACGAGTCCGTCCTGCAGCCTTTCTGCAATCTGCTCATGGGCGACACCAAGGAGCAGCGCATTCTGCGCCACGTGCTGCAGCACGCGGAGCCCGGAAACCCCAAGAGCGTGTTGGCGGCCATCGACACCTACTGCTCGCAGAAGGAGTGGGCCATGAACGTGGGCGACAAGAAAG GCCAGATCGTGGATTCCGTGGTGCGGGAGTACCAGCCCTGTGTGCTGCTGGAGCTGGGGGCCTACTGCGGCTACTCGGCTGTGCTGATGGCCCGCTGCCTGTCACCTGGCGCCAGGCTGATCACCATCGAGCTCAACCCTGACTACGCTGCCATCACCCGGCAGATGGTGGAATTCGCCGGCCTGCAGGACAAG GTGACCATTGTGGTCGGGGCATCACAGGACATCATCCCCCAGCTGAAGAAGAAGTATGATGTGGACACGCTGGACATGGTCTTCCTGGACCACTGGAAGGACCGATACCTGCCAGACACGCTGCTGCTGGAG GAATGTGGCCTGTTACGGAAAGGGACGGTGCTGCTGGCTGACAATGTGATCTGCCCAGGCGCGCCAGACTTCCTGGCACACGTCCGCGGGAGCAGCCGCTTCGAGTGCACACACTATTCCTCATACCTGGAGTACATCGGGACGGTGGACGGCCTGGAGAAGGCCATCTACGTGGGCCCCAGCAGCCCAGTGCAGCCCTGA